In Deferribacter desulfuricans SSM1, the following are encoded in one genomic region:
- a CDS encoding DUF4212 domain-containing protein produces MDKEKLEAYWKKNLSVIRNILIIWFVVSYLFGILFYDALNAIKIGGYGLGFWFANQGSEVIFVILIFVYTSIMNKVDREFDVHED; encoded by the coding sequence ATGGATAAGGAGAAGTTGGAAGCCTATTGGAAGAAGAATTTATCAGTTATCAGAAATATTCTGATAATTTGGTTTGTTGTGTCTTATCTTTTTGGTATTCTTTTTTATGATGCTTTAAATGCAATTAAAATTGGTGGTTATGGTCTCGGTTTCTGGTTTGCTAATCAGGGTTCTGAAGTTATATTTGTGATTCTCATTTTCGTTTATACCAGCATAATGAATAAAGTCGATCGTGAATTCGACGTGCATGAAGATTAG
- a CDS encoding sodium:solute symporter family protein — MGLQTTIYIIVGLTFALYIGIAIWSRAGSTKEFYVAGGGVHPVLNGMATAADWMSAASFISMAGLIAFMGYGGSLFLMGWTGGYVLLATLLAPYLRKFGKYTVPDFFKTRYYSNGAAVVAVLCLLIASITYIIGQMTGVGVAFSRFLQVDKTTGVIVGMAIVFTYAVFGGMKGITYTQVAQYCVLIIAYVIPAIFISMHLTGNPIPQLGLGSHFTGSDMYLLDKLDQVVTELGFAKYSTSVRISKLNMFVYTLSLMIGTAGLPHVIMRFFTVPKVRDARASAGWALLFIAILYTTAPAVGAMARLNLHTTLNKALLTGGDVFAPENNIKYEDRPGWFKRWEVTGLLKFTDKNGDGRIQYYNDKNKAFQAKAEAAGWKGNELVVNRDIMVLANPEIAKLPNWVIGLVAAGGLAAALSTAAGLLLAISSAISHDLLKNFLMPDLSEKGELMAGRIAMACSIIVAGYLGLNPPDFAAGTVAIAFGLAASSLFPAIMMGIFSKTMNRQGAIAGMLAGIIFTMFYVFGYKGLFFIKGTAYFPKPVNGYWFLGIEPNAIGAIGALLNFIVAFIVKNMTAPVPEDIAEMVENVRYPKGAGEAAAGH; from the coding sequence ATGGGTTTACAAACTACTATTTATATAATTGTTGGTCTTACATTTGCACTTTATATAGGTATCGCTATTTGGTCAAGAGCTGGTAGTACTAAAGAGTTTTATGTAGCTGGCGGTGGTGTACATCCAGTTTTAAATGGTATGGCTACTGCAGCTGACTGGATGTCTGCAGCATCTTTCATATCTATGGCTGGTCTTATTGCATTTATGGGTTATGGTGGTTCACTCTTCCTTATGGGGTGGACTGGTGGTTACGTTTTACTTGCTACATTGCTTGCACCATATTTGAGAAAGTTTGGAAAATATACAGTACCTGACTTTTTCAAAACACGTTACTATTCAAATGGTGCAGCAGTTGTTGCTGTTTTATGTCTTTTGATCGCTTCTATTACATATATTATTGGTCAGATGACTGGTGTTGGTGTTGCATTTTCAAGATTTTTGCAAGTTGACAAAACTACTGGTGTAATCGTTGGTATGGCAATAGTTTTTACATATGCGGTTTTTGGCGGTATGAAAGGTATTACTTATACTCAGGTTGCTCAGTACTGTGTATTAATTATTGCTTATGTTATCCCTGCTATTTTCATATCAATGCATTTAACTGGTAATCCAATACCACAGCTTGGTCTTGGTTCACATTTTACCGGTAGTGATATGTACTTGTTGGATAAATTGGATCAAGTTGTTACAGAGCTTGGTTTTGCTAAATATTCAACAAGTGTGAGAATCAGTAAGCTAAATATGTTTGTTTATACACTATCTCTGATGATTGGTACTGCTGGTTTGCCACACGTTATTATGCGTTTCTTTACAGTGCCAAAAGTTAGGGATGCTCGTGCATCAGCTGGTTGGGCACTTCTTTTCATTGCTATTCTTTATACAACAGCTCCTGCTGTTGGTGCTATGGCAAGACTTAATCTTCATACTACTCTAAACAAAGCATTATTAACTGGTGGAGATGTTTTTGCACCTGAGAATAACATTAAATATGAAGATAGACCTGGCTGGTTTAAGCGTTGGGAAGTAACTGGACTTCTTAAGTTTACAGATAAAAATGGCGATGGCCGTATTCAGTACTATAATGATAAGAATAAAGCATTCCAGGCAAAAGCTGAAGCTGCTGGTTGGAAAGGTAATGAATTAGTAGTTAACCGAGATATTATGGTTCTTGCTAACCCTGAAATTGCAAAGCTTCCTAACTGGGTAATCGGTTTGGTTGCTGCAGGGGGTCTTGCTGCTGCATTATCAACCGCTGCTGGTTTATTGCTTGCAATTTCATCAGCTATTTCTCACGACTTGTTGAAAAATTTCCTTATGCCAGACTTGAGTGAAAAAGGTGAATTGATGGCTGGTAGGATAGCTATGGCATGTTCAATTATCGTTGCTGGTTATCTTGGTTTGAACCCACCTGACTTCGCTGCTGGTACAGTTGCTATAGCATTTGGTCTTGCTGCAAGTTCATTATTCCCAGCTATTATGATGGGTATATTCAGTAAAACTATGAATAGACAGGGTGCTATCGCTGGTATGCTTGCTGGTATTATATTTACAATGTTCTACGTGTTTGGTTATAAAGGACTTTTCTTTATAAAAGGTACAGCTTATTTCCCAAAACCTGTCAATGGTTATTGGTTCTTAGGTATTGAGCCAAACGCTATCGGAGCAATCGGTGCGTTACTTAACTTTATAGTTGCTTTCATCGTTAAGAATATGACAGCTCCTGTTCCTGAAGATATCGCTGAAATGGTTGAAAATGTACGTTATCCAAAAGGTGCTGGTGAGGCAGCTGCTGGACATTAA
- a CDS encoding Hsp20/alpha crystallin family protein: MLERFRGNKPAVANPFRELLTFQEEINKLFDDFFRAPKALDDTVAFAPDIDIAETKDAFIVKADLPGMTEKDIEVSLTNNILTIKGERKEEKEEKDKNYFRKERVFGTFLREIQIPKRVQTDKVKAKFKNGVLEIELPKAEEEKEKTVKIEVEK; the protein is encoded by the coding sequence ATGTTGGAAAGATTCAGAGGCAACAAACCTGCTGTAGCAAATCCTTTTAGAGAACTATTAACTTTTCAAGAAGAAATTAACAAATTGTTTGATGACTTCTTTAGAGCACCTAAAGCGTTAGATGATACAGTTGCATTTGCACCAGATATAGACATTGCAGAAACTAAAGATGCATTTATTGTGAAAGCAGATCTTCCAGGAATGACTGAAAAAGATATTGAAGTAAGCTTAACCAACAACATTTTAACAATTAAAGGTGAAAGAAAAGAGGAAAAAGAAGAAAAAGACAAAAACTATTTCAGAAAGGAAAGAGTATTTGGAACATTTTTAAGAGAAATCCAAATTCCAAAAAGGGTTCAAACAGATAAAGTAAAAGCTAAATTTAAAAATGGTGTTTTAGAAATAGAACTTCCAAAAGCTGAAGAAGAAAAAGAGAAAACTGTAAAAATCGAAGTAGAAAAATAA